A single window of Pectobacterium parmentieri DNA harbors:
- the aspA gene encoding aspartate ammonia-lyase, with product MSENIRIEEDLLGTREVPADAYYGVHTLRAVENFYISNNKISDIPEFVRGMVMVKKAAALANKELQTIPKKIADIIIRACDDVLNNGKCMDQFPVDVYQGGAGTSVNMNTNEVLANIGLELMGHQKGEYQYLNPNDHLNKCQSTNDAYPTGFRIAVYAAILKLTDAIAKLSDGFERKANEFEDVLKMGRTQLQDAVPMTLGQEFHAFNVLLQEEIKNLLRTAELLLEVNLGATAIGTRLNTPDGYQQLAVQRLAEVSGLPCVPAEDLIEATSDCGAYVMVHSSLKRLAVKLSKICNDLRLLSSGPRAGLNEINLPELQAGSSIMPAKVNPVVPEVVNQVCFKVIGNDTCVTMASEAGQLQLNVMEPVIGQAMFESTYILTNACYNLLEKCVNGITANKSVCEAYVFNSIGIVTYLNPFIGHHNGDIVGRICAETGKSVREVVLERGLLTEAELDDIFSIQNLMHPAYKAKRYTDENELP from the coding sequence ATGTCAGAAAACATCCGTATTGAAGAAGACCTGTTAGGCACCCGAGAAGTTCCCGCAGACGCGTATTATGGCGTTCACACGCTACGTGCCGTCGAAAATTTCTATATTAGTAATAATAAAATCAGTGACATTCCTGAGTTCGTGCGCGGTATGGTCATGGTGAAGAAAGCCGCCGCGCTGGCGAACAAAGAGCTGCAAACGATCCCGAAAAAAATCGCCGACATTATTATTCGCGCCTGTGATGACGTGCTGAATAACGGCAAATGCATGGATCAATTCCCGGTAGATGTCTATCAAGGGGGCGCTGGTACGTCGGTCAATATGAATACCAACGAAGTATTAGCCAATATTGGTCTGGAGCTGATGGGCCACCAGAAAGGTGAATACCAGTATCTGAACCCTAACGACCACCTGAATAAATGTCAGTCCACCAATGATGCCTACCCCACCGGATTCCGTATTGCGGTCTACGCGGCCATACTGAAATTGACAGATGCGATAGCGAAGTTGAGCGATGGCTTCGAGCGCAAAGCCAACGAATTCGAAGATGTTCTGAAAATGGGTCGAACCCAGTTACAAGATGCCGTGCCGATGACACTCGGTCAGGAATTTCATGCGTTTAACGTGCTGTTACAGGAAGAGATCAAAAACCTGCTGCGCACAGCGGAACTACTGCTTGAAGTCAATCTGGGGGCCACGGCGATCGGTACGCGTCTGAACACGCCGGACGGCTACCAGCAACTGGCGGTGCAACGTCTGGCGGAAGTCAGCGGCCTGCCGTGCGTGCCGGCAGAAGATTTGATCGAAGCCACGTCAGACTGCGGCGCCTACGTCATGGTGCACAGTTCTCTGAAGCGCCTGGCCGTGAAGCTATCGAAGATCTGTAATGACCTGCGTCTGCTCTCTTCAGGCCCTCGCGCTGGACTGAATGAAATCAACCTGCCGGAGTTACAGGCAGGCTCTTCGATCATGCCCGCAAAAGTTAACCCCGTGGTGCCAGAAGTGGTCAATCAGGTGTGCTTCAAAGTCATCGGCAACGACACCTGCGTCACCATGGCATCGGAAGCCGGGCAATTACAGTTAAACGTGATGGAGCCGGTTATCGGTCAGGCGATGTTTGAATCGACCTACATCCTGACCAATGCCTGCTACAACCTGCTGGAAAAATGCGTCAACGGCATTACTGCCAATAAGAGCGTCTGTGAGGCCTATGTTTTCAATTCCATCGGCATTGTGACGTACCTGAATCCGTTCATCGGCCACCACAATGGCGACATCGTCGGCAGGATCTGTGCGGAAACAGGCAAGAGCGTGCGTGAAGTCGTACTGGAGCGTGGCCTGCTGACAGAAGCTGAGCTGGATGACATTTTCTCCATCCAGAACCTGATGCACCCAGCGTACAAAGCCAAACGCTACACTGATGAAAACGAGCTTCCCTAA
- a CDS encoding transcriptional regulator, translating into MQREDVLEHALTLLEQHGFATTTLDMLAEKLGVPVEELTPFWPDREALLYDGLRHHSQQVDTWRRQLLLDDEKSIEQKLLARYQVLHESVNKQRYPGCLFIAACSFFPDINHPIHQIAEQQKQASYRYTRDLLEELETDDPEMVAQQMELILEGCLSNLLVKHQAASIATAQRLAEDVLRFALCRKGGALT; encoded by the coding sequence ATGCAACGGGAAGATGTTCTTGAACATGCGCTTACTCTACTGGAGCAGCACGGATTTGCCACAACAACACTGGATATGCTGGCGGAGAAACTGGGGGTTCCTGTAGAGGAACTGACGCCATTCTGGCCGGATCGGGAGGCGCTGCTGTACGACGGCCTGCGCCATCACAGCCAACAGGTCGATACCTGGCGGCGTCAGTTGCTATTAGACGACGAGAAAAGCATCGAGCAGAAGCTGCTGGCGCGCTATCAGGTACTGCATGAGTCGGTGAACAAACAGCGTTATCCTGGCTGCTTGTTTATCGCCGCGTGCAGCTTCTTCCCTGATATCAATCACCCTATCCACCAAATTGCAGAACAGCAGAAGCAGGCTTCTTACCGCTACACCCGAGATTTGCTGGAAGAGCTGGAAACCGACGATCCCGAGATGGTAGCACAACAGATGGAACTGATTCTGGAAGGCTGCCTAAGCAACCTGCTGGTCAAGCATCAGGCCGCCAGCATCGCCACCGCCCAACGGCTGGCAGAAGATGTATTACGCTTCGCGCTGTGCCGCAAGGGTGGGGCGTTGACCTAA
- the cutA gene encoding divalent cation tolerance protein CutA: protein MSDRPLCDAVVILCTAPDDACAQQLANSLLETRLAACVTLLPGARSLYYWNGKLEQQSEVQMLIKSDTSHQQALLTHLKQQHPYDTPELLVLPVSRGDGDYLTWLNASLR, encoded by the coding sequence ATGTCTGACCGCCCGCTTTGCGATGCCGTCGTCATATTATGTACCGCACCTGACGACGCCTGTGCGCAGCAACTTGCCAACTCGCTGCTGGAAACGCGGCTTGCCGCCTGCGTCACGCTGTTGCCCGGTGCACGTTCGCTCTACTATTGGAACGGCAAGCTCGAACAGCAATCAGAAGTACAAATGCTGATAAAAAGCGATACCTCACATCAGCAAGCACTGCTGACTCACCTGAAACAACAACACCCTTATGATACGCCAGAGCTGCTCGTCCTGCCGGTATCCAGGGGCGATGGCGATTATCTGACATGGCTCAACGCATCTTTACGCTGA
- the ubiC gene encoding chorismate lyase, producing the protein MSDDASTLLRTISWFTEPPSVLPEHIGDWLMETSSMTQRLEKYCAQLRVTLCREGFITPQALGEERDQLPLDERYWLREVVLYGDDRPWLFGRTIVPQQTLEGAGAALTKIGNQPLGRYLFEQKSLTRDYIHTGCCEGLWARRSRLCLSGHPLLLTELFLPESPVYYTPSDEGWQVI; encoded by the coding sequence ATGTCTGACGATGCGTCAACGCTTCTGCGCACCATATCCTGGTTTACTGAACCCCCTTCGGTATTGCCTGAACACATTGGTGACTGGCTGATGGAAACCAGTTCCATGACGCAGCGGCTTGAAAAATACTGTGCCCAACTGAGGGTCACGCTTTGTCGTGAGGGGTTCATTACGCCACAGGCGTTGGGCGAAGAGCGCGATCAACTCCCGCTTGATGAACGTTACTGGCTACGTGAAGTTGTGCTGTATGGTGACGATCGCCCCTGGCTTTTCGGTCGAACGATTGTCCCACAACAGACACTTGAAGGTGCCGGTGCGGCTTTGACGAAAATAGGTAATCAGCCGTTAGGTCGTTATCTGTTTGAGCAAAAATCGCTGACGCGTGATTACATTCATACCGGATGCTGCGAAGGCTTATGGGCGCGGCGTTCCCGCCTGTGTCTTTCTGGGCATCCGTTACTGTTGACTGAGCTTTTCTTACCGGAATCACCGGTTTATTACACACCCAGTGATGAAGGTTGGCAGGTAATTTGA
- a CDS encoding FxsA family protein, with amino-acid sequence MRWLPLLLIFLLAYIEISLFIHVADVLGVAMTLLLVVFTSCLGVSLVRNQGMKTLVQMQQKMAAGESPAAEMVKSVSLVLAGFLLLIPGFLTDFLGLLLLLPPVQKSLTLKLMPHLHIWGSGSGAAPSGGNTFEGEYQRKDGGRGNIEHRDDRDDR; translated from the coding sequence GTGCGCTGGTTACCGTTATTACTGATTTTTCTTTTAGCTTACATCGAGATATCGCTGTTTATTCACGTGGCTGACGTGCTGGGTGTTGCCATGACCTTGCTGCTGGTAGTTTTCACGTCCTGCTTGGGCGTCTCGCTGGTGCGCAATCAGGGGATGAAAACGCTGGTGCAGATGCAGCAGAAAATGGCGGCAGGCGAAAGCCCTGCTGCTGAAATGGTAAAAAGTGTGTCACTGGTGCTGGCAGGTTTCCTGCTCCTGATCCCTGGCTTCCTGACTGACTTTCTGGGGCTGTTGCTATTGCTGCCGCCGGTGCAGAAAAGCCTGACGCTCAAACTGATGCCTCACCTGCACATCTGGGGTTCCGGCTCCGGTGCAGCGCCTTCCGGTGGGAACACCTTTGAAGGTGAATACCAGCGTAAGGATGGCGGGCGCGGAAATATTGAACACCGGGACGATCGGGATGACCGCTAA
- a CDS encoding protein-disulfide reductase DsbD — protein MAQRIFTLIFLLWTAVGTPNVAASSFGQKLFGNSTTSRFLPVDGAFAFEFQQQGNQLNLRWDIHPDYYLYRAQIKIEGNDATLGKVELPQGESHNDEFFGQVFILRDRLELAVPIEQAESGATVKVTYQGCADAGFCYPPETRIVPLSQVLATTSSDAPLNTLSDKARPLDQTVPPQTTPMPFSPWWALLIGIGVAFTPCVLPMYPLIASLVLGRKEQLTPRRTLLLSMTYVQGMALTYTLLGLVVAAAGLRFQAALQHPAILIGLSVMFAALALSMFGLYTLQLPSSVQTRLTEWSNRQQGGSVTGVFCMGALAGLICSPCTTAPLSAILLYIAQSGNMLAGGGTLYLYALGMGLPLILVTLFGNKLLPRSGPWMQYVKEAFGFIILALPVFLLERILGETWGMRLWSALGIAFFGWALMLTLRSSKGWIRGVQLLLLAGVVISAKPLQDWIFPPAGVAQAHTSALNFAPVANIADLNSALAKSAQPVMLDLYADWCVACKEFEKYTFSDPAVQNHLSRITLLQADVTANREEQNALLKKLQVLGLPTIVFFDAQGKEIPGARVTGFMNAEQFQAHLRKFSP, from the coding sequence ATGGCTCAACGCATCTTTACGCTGATTTTCCTGTTATGGACGGCTGTCGGTACACCGAATGTGGCCGCTTCCTCTTTTGGTCAGAAACTGTTTGGCAACAGTACGACGTCACGGTTTCTGCCCGTCGATGGCGCTTTTGCCTTTGAGTTTCAGCAACAGGGGAACCAGCTTAATCTGCGCTGGGATATCCATCCCGATTACTACCTGTACCGTGCGCAAATCAAGATCGAAGGGAACGACGCCACGCTTGGCAAGGTGGAGTTGCCACAAGGCGAAAGCCATAACGACGAGTTCTTCGGTCAGGTCTTTATTCTACGGGATCGGCTGGAGCTAGCGGTTCCGATTGAACAGGCCGAGAGCGGTGCAACGGTCAAAGTGACCTATCAAGGCTGCGCCGATGCGGGTTTCTGCTATCCGCCGGAAACGCGCATCGTTCCCCTCAGCCAGGTGCTTGCTACCACGAGCAGCGACGCGCCGCTCAATACCCTATCAGACAAGGCAAGACCATTAGACCAGACCGTACCGCCGCAGACCACGCCGATGCCGTTCTCGCCGTGGTGGGCGCTGTTGATTGGCATCGGCGTCGCCTTTACCCCCTGCGTCCTACCGATGTATCCGCTGATTGCCAGTTTGGTGTTGGGTAGAAAAGAACAGCTAACACCGCGCCGCACGCTGCTGCTGTCGATGACCTATGTTCAGGGTATGGCGCTGACCTACACGCTGCTCGGGCTAGTTGTCGCCGCCGCCGGATTACGCTTCCAGGCGGCGCTCCAGCATCCAGCTATCCTGATTGGCCTGTCGGTGATGTTTGCCGCACTAGCGCTGTCCATGTTTGGCCTCTATACGCTCCAACTCCCATCATCGGTACAAACCCGGCTGACAGAGTGGAGTAACCGTCAGCAAGGCGGCTCAGTTACTGGCGTATTCTGTATGGGCGCACTGGCAGGGCTAATTTGCTCCCCCTGCACCACGGCTCCGCTTAGCGCCATCCTGCTTTACATCGCCCAGAGCGGCAACATGCTGGCAGGTGGCGGCACACTTTATCTCTACGCACTTGGCATGGGCTTGCCGCTCATTCTGGTCACGCTGTTCGGCAATAAACTGCTACCACGCAGCGGCCCGTGGATGCAGTACGTTAAGGAAGCGTTTGGTTTCATTATTCTGGCGCTTCCGGTCTTCCTGCTGGAACGCATTCTGGGTGAAACGTGGGGAATGCGGCTGTGGAGCGCACTGGGTATCGCCTTCTTCGGCTGGGCGCTCATGCTGACGCTGCGCAGCAGCAAAGGCTGGATACGTGGCGTACAGCTACTGCTGCTGGCAGGCGTGGTGATCAGCGCCAAACCGCTGCAAGACTGGATATTTCCTCCGGCTGGCGTGGCGCAAGCCCACACATCAGCACTGAACTTCGCTCCTGTCGCTAATATTGCCGATCTCAACAGCGCGCTGGCAAAGAGCGCTCAGCCTGTTATGCTCGATCTTTACGCTGACTGGTGCGTGGCCTGCAAAGAGTTTGAGAAATACACGTTCAGCGACCCGGCGGTGCAAAACCATCTGTCGCGCATCACGCTGCTACAGGCGGATGTCACCGCCAATCGTGAAGAACAGAACGCGCTGCTGAAAAAGCTACAGGTTTTAGGGTTGCCGACCATCGTGTTTTTTGACGCCCAAGGGAAAGAGATCCCCGGCGCGCGCGTCACCGGTTTTATGAACGCTGAACAATTTCAGGCACATTTGCGGAAGTTCAGCCCATAA
- the ubiA gene encoding 4-hydroxybenzoate octaprenyltransferase, which produces MERSVTAGKWLAYCRLMRIDKPIGSLLLLWPTLWALWLAGGRTPAPWTLFVFVAGVFLMRAAGCVINDYADRHFDGHVKRTASRPLPSGEVSEQSAKVLFVVLVLLAFGLVLTLNKMTILLSVAGLALAWIYPFMKRVSHLPQFVLGAAFGWSIPMAYAAVSESLPVTCWMMFLAYICWTVAYDTQYAMVDRDDDLKIGVKSTAILFGRFDNIIIGLLQLSMLALLLALGYITGLGTPYTISLLVAGGMFVYQQILTAGRERDACFKAFHNNKYAGMAIFIGVLFGL; this is translated from the coding sequence TTGGAAAGAAGTGTTACAGCAGGGAAATGGCTGGCTTATTGTCGCTTGATGCGAATTGATAAACCGATAGGTTCTCTGTTACTGCTGTGGCCAACGCTATGGGCGCTGTGGCTGGCAGGAGGGAGAACACCTGCACCGTGGACGCTCTTTGTTTTTGTCGCTGGTGTTTTCTTAATGCGAGCAGCGGGCTGCGTTATCAATGATTATGCCGACAGGCATTTTGACGGCCATGTAAAACGTACCGCTTCTCGCCCATTGCCCAGCGGTGAGGTGAGCGAGCAATCTGCCAAAGTTCTGTTTGTGGTGCTGGTCTTACTGGCGTTTGGTCTGGTGTTGACGCTGAATAAGATGACGATCCTGCTGTCTGTCGCCGGTCTGGCTCTGGCGTGGATTTATCCGTTTATGAAACGGGTCAGCCATCTGCCTCAGTTTGTGCTGGGGGCGGCATTCGGTTGGTCGATCCCCATGGCCTACGCGGCAGTCAGTGAAAGCCTGCCCGTGACCTGCTGGATGATGTTTTTGGCGTATATTTGCTGGACGGTGGCTTACGATACGCAATATGCGATGGTGGATCGTGATGACGATCTAAAGATCGGCGTGAAATCTACTGCGATCTTATTTGGTCGTTTTGACAATATCATCATCGGGTTGTTGCAGCTTAGTATGCTGGCGTTGTTATTGGCTTTGGGATACATCACCGGACTGGGAACCCCCTACACTATTTCTCTGCTGGTGGCTGGTGGGATGTTTGTCTATCAGCAAATACTGACTGCTGGGCGTGAACGTGATGCCTGCTTTAAGGCATTCCACAATAATAAATATGCAGGTATGGCGATAT
- a CDS encoding LysE family translocator gives MNLMPFLLFAFIASITPGPTNILILTNSQRYGVRNTLPAVVGACVAASAIVLISGAGAGEILRQYPVIRQVMSWAGVLWLSWMSWQLFRAPAANLSGKSHNRFTARAAALLQVINPKTWMMALAVVSLFTPAGDRVLRDVSIMALWFLIISMACLVCWAWLGKAVNRVFRTTVAMVRFQRLMALCLFVSAWVGMLA, from the coding sequence GTGAATTTGATGCCGTTTCTGCTGTTTGCGTTTATTGCCTCGATAACGCCGGGGCCAACTAATATCCTGATTCTGACCAACAGCCAGCGCTATGGCGTGAGAAATACGCTACCTGCGGTGGTCGGTGCCTGTGTGGCAGCAAGTGCTATCGTACTGATTTCAGGGGCTGGTGCGGGGGAAATACTGCGTCAGTATCCGGTCATACGTCAGGTGATGAGCTGGGCGGGTGTGCTGTGGCTAAGCTGGATGAGCTGGCAGTTATTCAGAGCGCCAGCGGCTAATCTCTCTGGCAAATCGCACAACCGTTTTACGGCGCGCGCCGCGGCATTGTTACAGGTGATTAACCCGAAAACGTGGATGATGGCATTGGCCGTCGTCAGCCTGTTCACCCCTGCGGGGGATCGCGTGTTGCGGGATGTATCGATAATGGCGCTGTGGTTCTTGATTATCTCTATGGCGTGTTTGGTGTGCTGGGCATGGCTGGGGAAGGCCGTGAATAGGGTGTTTCGCACCACCGTTGCAATGGTGCGCTTTCAGCGCCTGATGGCGCTGTGTCTGTTCGTTTCAGCCTGGGTCGGAATGCTCGCTTAG
- the groL gene encoding chaperonin GroEL (60 kDa chaperone family; promotes refolding of misfolded polypeptides especially under stressful conditions; forms two stacked rings of heptamers to form a barrel-shaped 14mer; ends can be capped by GroES; misfolded proteins enter the barrel where they are refolded when GroES binds), translating into MAAKDVKFGNDARVKMLRGVNVLADAVKVTLGPKGRNVVLDKSFGAPTITKDGVSVAREIELEDKFENMGAQMVKEVASKANDAAGDGTTTATVLAQAIITEGLKAVAAGMNPMDLKRGIDKAVIAAVEELKTLSVPCSDSKAIAQVGTISANSDETVGKMIAEAMDKVGKEGVITVEEGTGLQDELDVVEGMQFDRGYLSPYFINKPETGAVELESPFILLADKKISNIREMLPVLEAVAKAGKPLVIVAEDVEGEALATLVVNTMRGIVKVAAVKAPGFGDRRKAMLQDIATLTGGTVISEEIGLELEKATLEDLGQAKRVVINKDTTTIIDGTGEEAAIQGRVAQIRQQVEEATSDYDKEKLQERVAKLAGGVAVIKVGAATEVEMKEKKARVEDALAATRAAVEEGVVAGGGVALVRVAAKLASLTAQNEDQNVGIKVALRAMEAPLRQIVSNAGEEPSVVANTVKAGEGNYGYNAATEEYGNMIDFGILDPTKVTRSALQFAASVAGLMITTECMVTDLPKGDAPDLGAAGGMGGMGGMGGMM; encoded by the coding sequence ATGGCAGCTAAAGACGTAAAATTCGGTAATGACGCTCGCGTAAAAATGCTACGCGGCGTGAATGTACTGGCTGATGCAGTGAAGGTTACCCTGGGCCCGAAAGGCCGTAACGTAGTTTTGGATAAATCCTTCGGTGCACCGACCATTACTAAAGACGGCGTATCTGTAGCGCGTGAAATCGAACTGGAAGACAAGTTCGAGAACATGGGCGCACAGATGGTGAAAGAAGTTGCCTCTAAAGCGAATGACGCAGCAGGCGACGGCACCACGACCGCAACCGTATTGGCGCAGGCAATCATCACTGAGGGCCTGAAAGCTGTTGCAGCGGGCATGAACCCGATGGATCTGAAGCGCGGTATCGATAAAGCTGTTATCGCTGCTGTTGAAGAGCTGAAAACACTGTCTGTACCGTGCTCTGACTCTAAAGCTATCGCTCAGGTTGGTACCATCTCTGCTAACTCCGACGAAACCGTAGGCAAAATGATTGCCGAAGCCATGGATAAAGTCGGTAAAGAAGGTGTTATCACCGTTGAAGAAGGTACCGGTCTGCAAGACGAGCTGGACGTGGTTGAAGGTATGCAGTTTGACCGCGGCTACCTGTCTCCGTACTTCATCAACAAGCCAGAAACTGGTGCTGTAGAACTGGAAAGCCCGTTCATCCTGCTGGCTGACAAAAAAATCTCCAACATCCGCGAAATGCTGCCAGTACTGGAAGCCGTAGCGAAAGCGGGCAAACCGCTGGTTATCGTTGCTGAAGATGTTGAAGGCGAAGCGCTGGCAACGCTGGTGGTTAACACGATGCGTGGCATCGTGAAAGTGGCTGCGGTGAAAGCTCCGGGCTTCGGCGACCGTCGTAAAGCGATGCTGCAAGATATCGCTACGCTGACTGGTGGTACCGTTATCTCTGAAGAGATCGGTCTGGAACTGGAAAAAGCGACGCTGGAAGATCTGGGTCAGGCAAAACGCGTTGTTATCAACAAAGACACCACCACCATCATCGATGGTACGGGTGAAGAAGCTGCGATCCAGGGCCGTGTTGCTCAGATCCGTCAGCAGGTTGAAGAAGCAACCTCAGATTACGACAAAGAAAAACTGCAAGAGCGTGTGGCTAAACTGGCTGGCGGCGTAGCCGTTATCAAAGTTGGCGCAGCAACTGAAGTTGAAATGAAAGAGAAGAAAGCACGTGTTGAAGATGCCCTGGCTGCGACTCGCGCTGCGGTAGAAGAAGGCGTGGTTGCTGGTGGTGGCGTGGCGCTGGTTCGCGTTGCAGCTAAACTGGCTTCTCTGACTGCTCAGAATGAAGACCAGAACGTGGGTATCAAAGTTGCGCTGCGCGCGATGGAAGCTCCACTGCGTCAGATCGTTTCCAACGCTGGTGAAGAGCCATCTGTGGTTGCGAATACCGTTAAAGCGGGTGAAGGTAACTACGGTTACAACGCGGCAACGGAAGAATACGGCAACATGATCGACTTCGGTATCCTGGATCCGACCAAAGTTACCCGTTCTGCGCTGCAATTCGCGGCTTCCGTTGCTGGTCTGATGATCACCACCGAATGTATGGTCACCGACCTGCCTAAAGGCGATGCGCCTGACTTAGGTGCTGCTGGTGGCATGGGCGGTATGGGTGGTATGGGCGGCATGATGTAA
- a CDS encoding co-chaperone GroES, which yields MNIRPLHDRVIVKRKEVESKSAGGIVLTGSAAGKSTRGEVLAVGHGRILENGEVKPLDVKVGDIVIFNDGYGVKAEKIDNEEVLIMSESDILAIVEA from the coding sequence ATGAATATTCGTCCATTGCATGACCGCGTGATCGTCAAGCGCAAAGAAGTTGAGTCAAAATCTGCTGGCGGTATCGTACTGACTGGTTCCGCTGCTGGTAAATCTACCCGTGGTGAAGTTCTGGCCGTAGGTCACGGACGTATCCTGGAAAATGGCGAAGTGAAGCCGCTGGATGTGAAAGTGGGCGACATCGTTATTTTCAATGATGGCTATGGCGTGAAAGCAGAGAAGATCGATAACGAAGAAGTGTTGATCATGTCTGAAAGCGACATTCTGGCAATTGTTGAAGCGTAA
- a CDS encoding anaerobic C4-dicarboxylate transporter translates to MLGLELLIVLLAIYLGARLGGIGIGFAGGLGVLVLTLGFQIKPGVIPFDVIEIIMAVIAAIAAMQVAGGMDYLVSLAEKLLRKHPKYVTFLAPLVTYFMTILAGTGHTAFSTLPVIAEVAKEQGIRPSRPLSIAVVASQIAITASPISAAVVFVAGILEPHGVSYLLLLGICIPTTLAAIMLTAIVTNFLGKELKDDPIYQERLKKGETTLRGNSQHEIKPGAKLSVVLFLIGIVAVVLYATAISGTVGLIQNPVLPRNEAIVVFMLTIATLICITCKIDTSRILSASTFKSGMSACICVMGVAWLGDTFVKAHISDIQDTAGALLQSYPWMLAVVLFFAATLLYSQAATAKALMPAALLLGVSPVTAVASFAAVSALFVLPTYPTLLAAVEMDDTGSTRIGKFVFNHSFLIPGVIAITLSVIFGFILGSILI, encoded by the coding sequence ATGCTTGGTCTTGAGTTACTCATCGTTCTGCTCGCCATCTATTTGGGAGCACGACTAGGAGGCATCGGCATTGGTTTCGCCGGTGGCCTAGGGGTGCTGGTACTTACGCTAGGGTTTCAGATAAAGCCCGGCGTAATCCCTTTTGATGTGATTGAAATTATCATGGCCGTTATCGCTGCCATCGCTGCCATGCAGGTGGCGGGCGGAATGGATTATCTGGTCAGCCTGGCGGAGAAACTGCTACGTAAGCACCCGAAATACGTCACCTTCCTCGCGCCGCTGGTCACCTACTTCATGACGATCCTGGCGGGAACCGGGCACACCGCGTTTTCCACCCTGCCCGTTATCGCCGAGGTCGCTAAAGAGCAAGGTATTCGCCCTTCTCGCCCACTCTCCATCGCCGTTGTCGCATCGCAAATAGCGATTACCGCCTCGCCAATCTCTGCGGCGGTGGTGTTTGTCGCCGGCATTCTTGAACCACATGGCGTCAGCTACCTGCTGCTGTTGGGGATCTGCATTCCTACCACCCTGGCAGCGATTATGCTGACGGCGATTGTGACCAACTTCCTGGGTAAAGAGCTGAAAGACGATCCGATTTATCAGGAACGTCTGAAAAAAGGCGAAACTACGCTGCGCGGCAATAGCCAACATGAGATCAAACCGGGGGCAAAGCTGTCCGTGGTGCTATTTTTGATTGGTATCGTTGCTGTCGTTCTGTATGCGACGGCAATCAGCGGCACCGTTGGGCTGATTCAGAACCCGGTTCTGCCACGTAACGAGGCGATTGTGGTTTTCATGCTGACCATCGCTACGCTGATTTGCATCACCTGCAAAATCGACACCTCACGTATTCTCTCCGCCAGCACGTTTAAGTCCGGCATGAGCGCCTGTATCTGCGTGATGGGCGTGGCCTGGCTGGGTGATACCTTTGTTAAAGCGCATATTTCAGATATTCAGGACACCGCTGGTGCGCTGCTGCAAAGCTACCCGTGGATGCTGGCCGTCGTATTGTTCTTCGCTGCCACACTACTTTACTCTCAGGCGGCAACGGCGAAAGCACTGATGCCCGCAGCGCTTCTACTGGGCGTATCTCCGGTCACGGCAGTGGCGTCCTTTGCTGCCGTTTCTGCCTTGTTCGTTCTACCAACCTACCCGACCCTGCTGGCGGCGGTAGAGATGGACGACACCGGCTCAACGCGTATCGGCAAGTTTGTGTTTAACCACTCCTTCCTTATTCCTGGCGTCATAGCCATCACGCTGTCGGTGATATTTGGCTTTATCCTTGGCAGCATCCTGATCTAA